In Hahella sp. HNIBRBA332, the genomic window TTACCGGCCATGACCGATTGCATGCAGTGCTCCATGGCGTGGATCGTGCGCTGGAATTGGGGGGAATGCAGGTCAAACTCAACTCTGTGCTGCTGCGGGATTACAATGGCGACCAACTGGAGCCGTTTCTGGAGTGGGTGAAGGACAAGCCTGTAGCGGTGCGTTTCATTGAGCTGATGCAAACTGGCGACAATGCCGTGTTCTTTCGCGCCAATCATATATCGGGTGCGGAAATCGCAGAGCGATTAGAGCAGCAGGGCTGGACGCTGGTCCCCAAAGACATTGACGCCGGTCCCGCGCAGGAATATCAGCACCCGGACTACCGCGGCCGCATCGGCCTGATCATGCCCTACAGCAAAGACTTCTGCGCTACCTGCAACCGACTGCGCGTCTCCTCCCAAGGCAAACTCCACTTATGTTTGTTCGCGGAAGCTGGCGTCACCCTCCGTGACCACCTCCGCAACGGCGACGTAGTAGGAACCGTCGCCGCCATCCGCCGCGCTGTAGAAGGAAAAGTGTCGGGCCACTCCCTGCATGAAGGCTTCACTGGCGTGATGTCTCATCTGGCTATGTTGGGAGGA contains:
- the moaA gene encoding GTP 3',8-cyclase MoaA — encoded protein: MNASASFKARLRVTPVKDELVAPKQESSVLQDRFGRRLHYLRLSITDICNFRCNYCLPDGYQCKTETLPLTVSEIQTLTTAFAALGTRKVRITGGEPAIRRDLPQIINACAQTEGIRKVALTTNGYNLRKQVDVWAQAGLSALNVSVDSLDPQRFHAITGHDRLHAVLHGVDRALELGGMQVKLNSVLLRDYNGDQLEPFLEWVKDKPVAVRFIELMQTGDNAVFFRANHISGAEIAERLEQQGWTLVPKDIDAGPAQEYQHPDYRGRIGLIMPYSKDFCATCNRLRVSSQGKLHLCLFAEAGVTLRDHLRNGDVVGTVAAIRRAVEGKVSGHSLHEGFTGVMSHLAMLGG